The following proteins come from a genomic window of Candidatus Eremiobacterota bacterium:
- a CDS encoding NAD(P)-dependent oxidoreductase, giving the protein MIAWLGTGLLGANFVRKLLERGETVHVWNRTAEKARALEADGAKAFDNPADAVRGAAEIHLTLSDDAAVDAVLEPLTDLILPTAFIADHTTTAPTPTAERVQRWADRGRTFVHAPVFMGPQNAREATGILLLSGDPAVRARVKPRLAPMTGKVLELGDDPSRAAAFKLFGNMMLLVITGGLADVFALARSLGIDPKDAHALFSEFNPGNAIQGRGKQMAEGRFSPPSFELSMARKDARLMIEEAARHGTRLDVMPGVTALQDRYIAAGFGGDDAGVVGSGRA; this is encoded by the coding sequence TTGATCGCATGGCTAGGCACCGGACTGCTCGGCGCCAACTTCGTACGCAAGCTGCTGGAGCGCGGCGAGACGGTCCACGTCTGGAACCGCACCGCCGAGAAAGCGCGTGCGCTGGAAGCCGACGGCGCGAAAGCGTTCGACAACCCGGCCGACGCGGTGCGCGGCGCAGCGGAGATTCACCTCACGCTGAGCGACGACGCGGCCGTCGATGCGGTGCTGGAGCCGCTCACCGACCTGATCCTGCCGACCGCCTTCATCGCGGACCACACGACGACCGCGCCGACGCCGACCGCCGAGCGCGTGCAGCGCTGGGCGGATCGCGGGCGCACGTTCGTCCACGCGCCGGTCTTCATGGGCCCGCAGAACGCGCGCGAGGCCACCGGGATCCTGCTGCTCTCCGGCGATCCCGCGGTGCGCGCGCGCGTGAAACCGCGGCTCGCGCCGATGACCGGGAAGGTTCTCGAGCTCGGCGACGACCCGTCGCGCGCGGCCGCGTTCAAGCTTTTCGGCAACATGATGCTGCTGGTGATCACCGGCGGGCTCGCCGACGTCTTCGCGCTCGCGCGCTCGCTCGGGATCGATCCCAAAGACGCGCACGCGCTCTTCAGCGAGTTCAACCCGGGCAACGCCATTCAAGGCCGCGGCAAGCAGATGGCCGAGGGCCGCTTCAGCCCGCCGAGCTTCGAGCTCAGCATGGCGCGCAAGGACGCGCGGCTGATGATCGAGGAGGCGGCGCGCCACGGCACGCGCCTCGACGTCATGCCCGGCGTCACCGCGTTGCAAGACCGCTACATCGCCGCCGGCTTCGGCGGCGACGACGCCGGCGTGGTCGGCTCGGGCCGCGCGTGA
- a CDS encoding ornithine cyclodeaminase family protein yields the protein MNPLYLTEGDVVATFTMRDALALVEDAARALAEGRAQNKPRQRAYTSSSVIQVLVAAYGGRMGHKTYTVAPKGRGAKFWYTLFDENGEMLAIIEADALGQIRTGAASGVATRYMAREDARTLAVIGTGWQARTQLEACVHVRPIERVLVYGRDPQRRAEFCELMSERVDVPVEPVASGRDAVAEADVVCTMTNSNTPVLEGAWLKAGAHVNAAGSNRANAQEIDVEAVARAAVVAVEDLAQAKIESGDLRAANESGRWQWEHATRLSDVVAGHALGRTSDDQITLFESLGIGLWDVAAASHVFDRCIVEGRGTRLPIPS from the coding sequence GTGAACCCGCTCTATCTGACCGAAGGCGACGTCGTCGCCACGTTTACGATGCGCGACGCGCTCGCGCTGGTCGAAGACGCCGCACGCGCGCTCGCCGAGGGGCGCGCCCAGAACAAGCCGCGCCAGCGCGCGTACACGAGCTCGTCGGTCATCCAAGTGCTGGTCGCGGCCTACGGCGGGCGCATGGGCCACAAGACGTACACCGTCGCGCCGAAAGGCCGCGGCGCGAAATTCTGGTACACGCTCTTCGACGAGAACGGCGAAATGCTCGCGATCATCGAAGCCGACGCGCTCGGGCAGATTCGCACCGGCGCCGCTTCCGGCGTCGCGACGCGCTACATGGCGCGCGAGGACGCGCGCACGCTGGCGGTCATCGGCACCGGCTGGCAAGCGCGCACGCAGCTCGAAGCGTGCGTGCACGTGCGCCCGATCGAACGCGTCCTCGTCTACGGCCGCGACCCGCAGCGCCGGGCGGAGTTCTGCGAGCTGATGAGCGAACGTGTCGACGTCCCGGTCGAGCCGGTCGCGAGCGGGCGCGACGCGGTGGCGGAGGCGGACGTCGTGTGCACGATGACCAACTCCAACACCCCGGTGCTGGAAGGCGCGTGGCTCAAGGCCGGCGCGCACGTCAACGCGGCGGGCTCGAACCGCGCGAACGCGCAGGAGATCGACGTCGAAGCGGTCGCGCGCGCAGCGGTCGTCGCGGTCGAAGACCTCGCTCAGGCGAAGATCGAGTCCGGCGACCTGCGCGCGGCGAACGAAAGCGGCCGCTGGCAGTGGGAGCACGCGACGCGCCTGAGCGACGTCGTCGCCGGCCACGCGCTCGGCCGAACCTCCGACGATCAGATCACGCTCTTCGAGTCGCTCGGCATCGGCCTGTGGGACGTCGCCGCAGCATCGCACGTATTCGACCGCTGCATCGTCGAAGGGCGCGGCACCCGCCTCCCGATCCCGAGCTAA
- a CDS encoding DUF2079 domain-containing protein, producing the protein MDSERIHGYKGEQQILVRTNRVSGLWIGTIAAFLVLSILATIRTADWSYGADTGTFVQIVLDSFGGMRNGIEGGTHYRFHWSPTLVLLWPFLAATHSVWVLQAILAAATVASAPLLAAVARTMRLERGVADRIGAVALVYPPLVAVGFGEFRDLGLLPALALGWWLAVRRRAWAWVAICAVLLAGLREDVCIELAIVGLVVAVDGALRRDRALLAAGLGSAALAIASDAVYALIVLPRVGPWPPSHFYDYPFARGPAALLLAPLLHPLAFFAAIFTIGRLTYVLEAFVPLALVPLRSRLALLAVPGFAIVLLANSGLVWRMGMHYAALWIPWLLIAFAGGIATLRVQRRWTTIAFVLSAIVLIAFSPLHPLHYLKPSYHALADARAVLATIPRDASVATHDEWYTALAATHPNATPLGSGPSWSRAGYVVFAEDYPNEDFQRRVLPLIRDVLRAGHYRLIARRGAVVAYATGLPG; encoded by the coding sequence TTGGATTCGGAACGAATTCACGGCTATAAGGGCGAACAGCAGATCCTGGTGCGCACCAACCGCGTCTCCGGTCTGTGGATCGGGACCATCGCCGCTTTCCTGGTCCTCAGCATTCTCGCCACGATCCGCACGGCGGACTGGAGCTACGGGGCCGACACTGGGACGTTCGTGCAGATCGTGCTGGACTCGTTCGGTGGGATGCGGAACGGAATCGAAGGCGGGACGCACTACCGGTTTCACTGGTCGCCCACGCTGGTGCTCCTGTGGCCGTTCCTCGCCGCGACGCATAGCGTGTGGGTGCTGCAAGCGATCCTTGCCGCCGCCACGGTCGCGTCCGCGCCGCTGCTCGCCGCGGTCGCGCGGACGATGCGCCTCGAGCGCGGCGTCGCCGACCGGATCGGCGCCGTCGCGCTGGTCTACCCGCCGCTGGTGGCGGTCGGGTTCGGCGAATTCCGCGACCTCGGATTGCTGCCGGCGCTCGCGCTGGGCTGGTGGCTCGCGGTGCGGCGCCGCGCGTGGGCGTGGGTCGCGATCTGCGCGGTGTTGCTCGCGGGGCTGCGCGAGGACGTCTGCATCGAGCTCGCGATCGTGGGACTCGTCGTCGCGGTCGACGGCGCGCTGCGGCGCGACCGCGCGCTGCTCGCCGCAGGTCTTGGTTCCGCCGCGCTGGCGATCGCGTCCGACGCGGTCTACGCGCTCATAGTGTTGCCGCGCGTCGGCCCGTGGCCGCCGTCGCACTTCTACGACTACCCGTTCGCGCGCGGCCCCGCGGCGTTGCTGCTCGCGCCGCTCCTGCACCCCCTCGCGTTCTTCGCCGCGATTTTCACGATCGGCCGGCTGACGTACGTGCTCGAAGCGTTCGTTCCGCTGGCCCTCGTGCCGCTGCGCTCGCGGCTCGCGCTGCTGGCAGTCCCCGGGTTCGCGATCGTGCTTCTGGCGAACAGCGGCTTGGTGTGGCGGATGGGGATGCACTACGCGGCGCTCTGGATCCCGTGGCTGCTGATCGCGTTCGCCGGCGGGATCGCGACGCTGCGCGTTCAGCGCCGCTGGACGACGATCGCGTTCGTGCTCTCGGCGATCGTGCTGATCGCGTTCAGCCCGCTGCACCCGCTGCACTATCTCAAGCCGTCGTACCACGCGCTCGCCGATGCGCGCGCGGTGCTCGCGACGATTCCGCGCGACGCGAGCGTGGCGACGCACGACGAGTGGTATACGGCGCTTGCGGCGACGCACCCGAACGCGACGCCGCTCGGCAGCGGGCCGTCATGGTCGCGTGCCGGCTACGTCGTCTTCGCCGAAGACTATCCGAACGAGGATTTCCAGCGCCGCGTGCTGCCGCTCATTCGCGACGTTCTGCGCGCGGGCCACTACCGGCTGATCGCGCGGCGCGGCGCGGTGGTCGCCTACGCGACCGGCCTGCCCGGATGA